Sequence from the Corallococcus sp. EGB genome:
CTGCTCCCAGCGCGTGCTCCCGTCCTTCACGGACACCGCCAGCACCCGGCCCGGACGCGTGGCCGCGAAGACGGTGTCGCGCTCCGAGTCCAACCCCACCACGTCCGTCACCGGTCGCGACCAGCGCGGCTCCCCGCTCTGGGCGTCCAGCGCCCACAGCCCGGAGGCCAGGGGCACCACCAGCACGCCCTCCACCAGCACCGGCGCCGCCCGGACCGCCGGTGCCACGGATGCCTGCGGCCCCAAGGATTCCGCTGGCACGGACCCCGGAGCCTGGGGCGCCCGCTTCCAGCGCGTCCGCCCGGAGTCCACCGCCAGGGCGCGGACCGTTCCATCAGGCGCCACCAGGAAGACGGTGTGTCCCGCGTCGTCCACCACCGGCGGCGTCAGCACGGGGGGCTCGCCGCCCAGGCGCCAGCGCTCCTTGCCGTCCTGGAGCGACAGGCTGGCCACCTCACCCACCACCGTGCCCACGATGACGCTGTCGCCGGCCGGGGCCGGAGCCACCGCCACCTCTCGGCCCAGGCGGGTGGTCCACAGCGGCCGGCCCTCCCGGTCCAGCCGCACCACGGCGCCCGCCTCGTTGCCCAGGAGCACCCCGTCCGGCAGGGCTGTCAGCCCTGTCCGGGATGAGGCATCGCTGGAGTACTGGAAGGCCGGTTCCACCGGCGCGCGCTGGCATGCCATGACGGCCAGCGTCAACGTCAGGCAGGGCACCAGGAGCAGGCGTGGACAGGCGCGGGACGGCATGGTTTGGGGGAGGATGACGCAAGCGAGGAACTTCGACCATGCCCACGATTCGTGACGACGAAACCCCCAACGCCACCGGCATCCCCTCATCCGCCCGGCGGACGGACATCACCCCGCCTCCCACGCTGGC
This genomic interval carries:
- a CDS encoding PQQ-binding-like beta-propeller repeat protein — protein: MACQRAPVEPAFQYSSDASSRTGLTALPDGVLLGNEAGAVVRLDREGRPLWTTRLGREVAVAPAPAGDSVIVGTVVGEVASLSLQDGKERWRLGGEPPVLTPPVVDDAGHTVFLVAPDGTVRALAVDSGRTRWKRAPQAPGSVPAESLGPQASVAPAVRAAPVLVEGVLVVPLASGLWALDAQSGEPRWSRPVTDVVGLDSERDTVFAATRPGRVLAVSVKDGSTRWEQHFADGVTGPPARALGALWVGAGPSSLVGLSTAEGRELARVALPSPLVGRVQVGLEDLLLVPTSGHEGRLIALKAPGWTPAFTVRADTPLRTRPVVRGLLVFVQGLDGRVLAWRLRVPPPA